A genomic window from Bombus pyrosoma isolate SC7728 linkage group LG8, ASM1482585v1, whole genome shotgun sequence includes:
- the LOC122570372 gene encoding uncharacterized protein LOC122570372 has product MRGANQDTATPYCRCRVLYLGSSVPHASKEGLLGVQEPLRELYPEQGALGARGLDSWLSVWSNGLLLENVDEHRKKVTRFFPIEALHYCAAVRHVKGGSGDASNTRFLPLDSPFARTPSANHPPLFAAVLRRTTGIKVLECHAFICKRDMAANALVRCCFHAYADSSYAKGLDPSAATTNGVTSGHPSNNSLYHTLGGSSTTLDSPQATRLDATSTDDLSLYNGDENHKVWARGREEVDGLYQEQGTLRSTKGSRPRQLVAPPPPPPPPPPPSQPLLLEESSSSSVRRKANKKLKKLKNRSSHEDPLQQAHLHPQLHQGIYTNGHGHHTLGHPVRQQHYHPHPLPPSSRSVAGTLARPAPVLLVPAATLPRKAHHHPKGLRPIPAAAPIVPVYAPLPVVPPPPAAAIYPAGTYGTAGNRGRRQHLEADSSTLGASRRLAASHADLTTAEMSRAADSPENESRFGTGIYRRKGHLNERAFSYSIRAEHRSRSHGSLASLGFSGQNGNALPKEEKKDREIAQLVAGLNLDDSPERVQPMPANSRSGYSHHQQQLQPLPRPRPR; this is encoded by the coding sequence ATGAGAGGTGCCAATCAGGATACGGCGACGCCGTACTGTCGCTGCAGAGTCCTTTACTTAGGCAGCTCGGTGCCCCATGCGAGTAAGGAAGGTTTGCTAGGGGTGCAAGAACCTTTGAGAGAACTATACCCAGAACAAGGTGCCTTGGGAGCACGTGGACTGGACTCCTGGCTGAGCGTCTGGAGCAACGGCCTGCTGCTGGAGAATGTGGACGAGCACCGCAAGAAGGTCACCAGGTTCTTTCCTATCGAGGCGCTGCACTACTGCGCTGCTGTTAGGCATGTCAAAGGCGGAAGCGGCGATGCCTCGAACACGAGGTTCCTTCCCTTGGACTCTCCCTTCGCTAGAACGCCAAGTGCCAACCATCCGCCGCTTTTCGCCGCGGTTCTGCGACGGACCACGGGTATCAAGGTTCTCGAATGTCACGCATTTATATGCAAGCGCGACATGGCGGCCAACGCCCTGGTCAGGTGTTGCTTTCACGCGTACGCGGACAGTAGCTACGCCAAGGGCCTTGATCCCTCTGCCGCGACGACCAACGGAGTCACCAGTGGACATCCTTCGAATAACAGTCTCTACCACACTCTAGGAGGATCCAGTACTACCTTAGACAGTCCACAAGCGACTCGTTTAGACGCTACCTCAACAGACGACCTTAGCTTGTATAATGGAGATGAGAATCATAAGGTCTGGGCCAGAGGTCGAGAAGAGGTAGACGGTTTATATCAGGAACAGGGGACTCTGAGAAGCACCAAGGGATCCAGACCTCGTCAGCTGGTCGCTCCACCTCCTCCACCGCCTCCGCCCCCTCCACCTTCTCAACCTTTGCTCCTCGAGGAATCTTCATCGTCCTCAGTCCGCAGAAAAGCGAACAAGAAGCTCAAGAAGCTCAAGAACCGATCCTCTCACGAAGATCCCTTGCAACAAGCTCACCTTCATCCTCAGTTGCATCAAGGAATATACACTAATGGCCATGGACACCATACTCTGGGTCATCCAGTGAGGCAACAGCACTATCATCCTCATCCTCTGCCACCTAGCAGTCGATCAGTCGCAGGAACTTTGGCCAGACCAGCGCCAGTTTTATTGGTACCAGCCGCAACTTTACCTAGGAAAGCTCACCATCATCCTAAAGGGCTCAGACCGATTCCAGCAGCCGCTCCAATCGTTCCGGTGTACGCTCCACTACCTGTAGTGCCTCCTCCACCCGCTGCAGCCATTTATCCAGCTGGAACTTACGGGACAGCTGGAAACAGAGGCAGAAGACAGCATCTTGAGGCGGATTCTTCGACCCTAGGAGCTTCCAGAAGACTGGCTGCCTCTCACGCGGATCTCACCACCGCAGAGATGAGCAGAGCAGCTGATAGCCCAGAGAACGAGTCGCGTTTTGGAACTGGAATCTATAGAAGAAAGGGCCACTTGAACGAAAGAGCGTTCTCATACAGCATTCGCGCGGAGCATCGTAGCAGAAGTCACGGAAGTTTGGCCTCTCTGGGCTTCAGCGGGCAAAATGGAAACGCGCTGCccaaagaagagaagaaggacAGGGAGATTGCTCAGTTGGTGGCTGGTTTGAACCTAGATGACAGTCCTGAGAGGGTACAGCCGATGCCAGCTAACTCGAGGAGCGGTTACTCGCACCATCAGCAACAGCTTCAGCCTCTACCTAGGCCACGACCTCGTTAG